A genomic region of Halococcus salsus contains the following coding sequences:
- a CDS encoding TATA-box-binding protein translates to MAERPNVDRYLDALEIQNVVASSAIGQEIDLEALAMDLEGVDFDPEKFPGLIYRIEEPHATALIFRSGKLVCTGADSVDGVHEALASTFETLGNLGLSVDDDPAITVQNIVVSGDLGERLNLNAIAIGLGLEAIEYEPEQFPGLVYRLEEPAVVALLFGSGKTVLTGCKQLEDAEEATNVLVERLSDLSLLG, encoded by the coding sequence ATGGCTGAGCGCCCGAACGTAGACCGATATCTGGACGCCCTCGAAATTCAGAATGTCGTTGCCTCATCAGCGATCGGTCAGGAGATTGATCTTGAGGCTCTCGCTATGGATCTCGAGGGCGTGGACTTCGACCCGGAGAAGTTCCCCGGCCTGATCTATCGAATTGAGGAGCCACACGCAACAGCGCTGATCTTCCGCTCCGGGAAGTTAGTTTGTACTGGGGCAGACTCCGTCGATGGAGTCCATGAAGCACTCGCATCAACCTTTGAAACACTCGGCAACTTAGGTCTCAGTGTAGACGATGACCCGGCTATCACCGTGCAGAATATCGTTGTGAGTGGCGACCTTGGTGAGAGGCTGAATCTCAACGCGATCGCAATCGGGCTTGGGCTCGAAGCTATCGAATACGAGCCGGAACAGTTCCCAGGACTTGTCTATCGCTTGGAGGAGCCTGCTGTCGTTGCCCTCCTGTTTGGGTCGGGAAAGACAGTTCTCACGGGTTGCAAGCAGCTCGAGGATGCCGAAGAGGCGACAAACGTTCTCGTTGAGCGGCTCTCAGACCTTTCTCTTCTTGGCTGA